In one Chitinophaga sancti genomic region, the following are encoded:
- the ytxJ gene encoding bacillithiol system redox-active protein YtxJ codes for MCVSKQIGLSDEDRQGEPCGKQQGLLMNWIPLTTENQLETIKEASETETVVIFKHSTRCSISAVAKSRLDRAETPENMTFYYLDLIKYRKISDEIAAAYGVEHESPQVLLIKNGKCVYDESHSAIAMDELVSHAN; via the coding sequence GTGTGCGTCTCAAAACAAATTGGGCTGTCCGATGAAGATAGGCAAGGTGAGCCATGCGGCAAACAGCAAGGATTGTTAATGAATTGGATACCTTTAACTACTGAAAATCAGTTAGAAACCATCAAGGAAGCATCTGAAACGGAAACCGTCGTTATTTTTAAGCACAGCACCCGCTGTTCCATTAGCGCGGTAGCTAAGTCAAGGCTCGACAGAGCTGAAACGCCTGAGAATATGACCTTCTATTATCTGGACCTAATCAAGTATCGGAAAATATCAGATGAAATTGCAGCGGCTTATGGAGTAGAACATGAATCTCCCCAGGTGTTGCTGATTAAAAATGGAAAGTGTGTGTACGATGAGAGCCATAGTGCCATAGCAATGGATGAGCTGGTATCACATGCAAATTAA